The Streptomyces sp. NBC_01142 genome has a window encoding:
- a CDS encoding DUF742 domain-containing protein, producing MVRPYTPTGGRAAPTRRTLDLATLLIADPAKPLHGLDAHSRRLMQHCLPGVLSLAEVSADLQLPAAVTKVLVASLVDSSHLISRDPVPAAQQHDRQLLERIRDALSNL from the coding sequence ATGGTGCGGCCCTACACCCCGACCGGGGGAAGGGCCGCGCCCACTCGCCGCACCCTGGACCTGGCCACTCTCCTGATCGCCGACCCGGCCAAACCGCTGCACGGCCTGGACGCCCACTCTCGCCGGCTAATGCAGCACTGCCTGCCCGGCGTGCTGTCGCTCGCCGAGGTCAGCGCCGACCTGCAGCTCCCGGCCGCCGTGACGAAGGTGCTGGTCGCCTCGCTCGTCGACAGCAGCCATCTCATCAGCCGTGACCCTGTGCCCGCCGCTCAGCAGCACGACAGACAGCTGCTGGAGAGGATTCGCGATGCGCTCAGCAACCTCTGA
- a CDS encoding endonuclease/exonuclease/phosphatase family protein, producing the protein MFINPKRFSVVRDWTQSRGPHWVLPPTALTLRYEEAGPDALPFVAVSYHLNYASPTQRLLEAEWLTTWADKGWTTPDGTRVTLPAIFAGDNNSYPAPGGPGDPALPELQAIKNVPHRLHRSYPGPGGARVPDIRPDDALRTAGLEDAARYWAAAPNGDPTAVSRTVNACDTHGPDSRIDRVYLTPELLPAVTGFEVIEVDEDLSDHHILRLFLDGDRLAAILEQAATGEPGGLLAHGAADSYDAVGPPWPCLPKEVTRETGLPNGPDAPLLLTGRLAHGQWQRRPRTQRPPARMG; encoded by the coding sequence GTGTTTATCAACCCGAAGCGGTTCTCCGTCGTCCGGGACTGGACGCAGAGCCGGGGCCCCCATTGGGTGCTGCCGCCCACCGCCCTCACTCTTCGCTACGAGGAAGCCGGCCCCGACGCACTTCCCTTCGTCGCGGTCTCCTACCACCTCAACTACGCCAGTCCCACCCAGCGTCTGCTGGAAGCCGAGTGGCTGACCACCTGGGCCGACAAAGGGTGGACCACACCCGACGGCACCCGCGTCACGCTTCCCGCGATCTTCGCCGGGGACAACAACTCGTACCCGGCGCCGGGAGGGCCCGGGGACCCGGCGCTGCCGGAACTGCAGGCCATCAAGAACGTTCCGCACCGCCTCCACCGCTCCTACCCCGGCCCGGGCGGCGCCCGAGTGCCGGACATCCGCCCCGATGACGCACTGCGCACGGCGGGGCTCGAGGACGCGGCCCGTTACTGGGCGGCTGCCCCGAACGGTGACCCGACGGCGGTCTCCCGCACCGTGAACGCCTGCGACACGCACGGGCCCGACAGCCGGATCGACCGCGTGTACCTCACACCCGAGCTACTCCCCGCTGTGACCGGATTCGAGGTGATCGAGGTCGATGAAGACCTCTCCGATCACCACATCCTGCGCCTGTTCCTCGACGGAGACCGACTCGCCGCCATCCTCGAACAGGCCGCCACCGGTGAGCCAGGGGGACTGCTCGCACACGGCGCGGCCGACAGCTACGACGCTGTCGGCCCACCCTGGCCCTGCCTTCCGAAGGAGGTGACTCGAGAGACCGGCCTTCCAAACGGTCCGGACGCCCCGCTTCTGCTCACCGGACGCCTTGCGCACGGGCAGTGGCAACGGCGACCACGCACCCAGAGGCCGCCCGCGCGCATGGGCTAG
- a CDS encoding histidine kinase, giving the protein MLDPFVTATALLSGGFAATSMGLIVQARSKRALTARIKPLEEQRDTALEYARAVEAESKHFAEVRMPALVDALARGHRGVPVPGLSQDRLSGSPIDYGHQVVMGLLQEALTIAREQIGLAARSSVRDIIDEAQTHLHRCQLNVVQEMDRYPEGTAYHQSLMGFDHLVTQALHMLQRTRILTGSWPGLQRADCTFGEVVESARGRINAYLRVNYTYEPGSGESWLEGRVVEPVTVTLTELLSNATSYSDGKVFVEVQAFQTGYCIVVDDGGLNMNAYQREEAARQLSQRTVLDVTALQDTRQLGFAVIGRLAGEYGFAADVTSTSPYGGVRAVLRIPRDLFGHGPTEEETEAERRAAASRAAGHATAAEPPTGSDHADSPGERPGGTVLPQRRRRSPRPAAPIDTSTPAPADDPEAFSQGFAHLAETIRDSETNRTEGEQYRA; this is encoded by the coding sequence ATGCTCGATCCCTTTGTGACAGCAACCGCACTGCTCAGTGGCGGATTCGCCGCCACGTCAATGGGGCTCATAGTGCAGGCCCGTAGCAAGCGGGCCCTGACCGCGAGGATCAAACCGCTGGAAGAACAGCGGGACACCGCGCTCGAGTACGCCAGGGCGGTGGAGGCGGAGTCGAAGCATTTCGCGGAGGTGAGGATGCCCGCGCTGGTAGATGCCCTCGCCCGCGGGCACCGCGGCGTGCCGGTGCCTGGACTCAGCCAGGATCGCCTCAGCGGCAGTCCCATCGACTACGGTCACCAGGTCGTGATGGGGCTGCTCCAGGAAGCCCTCACCATCGCCCGGGAGCAGATCGGGCTCGCCGCGAGGTCCTCGGTGCGGGACATCATCGACGAGGCGCAGACACATCTTCACCGCTGCCAGCTGAACGTCGTCCAGGAGATGGACCGCTACCCCGAGGGAACCGCGTACCACCAGAGCCTGATGGGCTTCGACCATCTGGTCACCCAGGCCCTGCACATGCTGCAGCGCACGCGCATCCTGACCGGGTCGTGGCCCGGGCTGCAGCGTGCGGACTGCACCTTCGGCGAGGTCGTCGAATCCGCCCGGGGCCGGATCAACGCCTATCTGCGAGTGAACTACACCTACGAGCCCGGCAGCGGGGAGTCCTGGCTCGAAGGGCGTGTCGTCGAGCCGGTCACTGTCACGCTCACGGAGCTGCTGTCCAACGCGACCTCGTACTCCGACGGCAAGGTCTTCGTCGAAGTGCAGGCGTTCCAGACCGGGTACTGCATCGTCGTTGACGACGGCGGCCTGAACATGAACGCCTATCAGCGTGAGGAAGCCGCCCGGCAGCTGTCGCAGCGCACCGTGCTGGACGTGACGGCTCTGCAGGACACGCGCCAGCTCGGTTTCGCCGTCATCGGCCGCCTTGCCGGCGAGTACGGCTTCGCCGCCGACGTCACCAGTACCTCCCCGTACGGCGGAGTGCGGGCCGTCCTGCGCATCCCGCGAGACCTCTTCGGTCACGGCCCGACCGAAGAGGAAACCGAGGCCGAGCGCCGAGCAGCAGCCTCCCGGGCCGCGGGGCACGCCACAGCCGCAGAACCTCCCACGGGAAGCGACCACGCCGACAGCCCCGGTGAAAGGCCCGGCGGCACGGTCCTTCCGCAGCGGCGCCGGCGCTCGCCCCGTCCCGCAGCCCCCATCGACACCAGTACACCGGCGCCAGCGGACGACCCCGAGGCGTTCTCGCAGGGCTTTGCCCACCTGGCGGAGACCATCCGCGACAGCGAGACCAACCGCACCGAAGGAGAGCAGTACCGTGCCTGA
- a CDS encoding roadblock/LC7 domain-containing protein, whose translation MPEQQPTADTHDMSWVLNRLTGEKGVLHAVLFSSDGMVLAHSDGVHRDVADRAGASSSSIFSLGRSIAELAGALEGEDTPRKVIIDLPHRCILVFGAGHNTALAVSVAAEMTAPEVAVASGATIKAIKGLAPALSARERTAYGAS comes from the coding sequence GTGCCTGAGCAGCAGCCCACCGCCGACACCCACGACATGTCCTGGGTCCTCAACCGGCTCACGGGGGAGAAGGGTGTCCTGCACGCCGTTCTCTTCAGTTCCGACGGCATGGTGCTGGCCCACTCGGACGGGGTCCACCGCGATGTGGCCGACCGTGCCGGAGCCAGCTCCTCGAGTATCTTCTCCCTCGGCCGCTCCATCGCCGAGCTCGCCGGCGCGCTCGAGGGCGAGGACACCCCCCGCAAGGTCATCATCGACCTGCCCCACCGCTGCATCCTCGTCTTCGGGGCTGGGCACAACACGGCGCTGGCCGTATCCGTCGCCGCGGAGATGACCGCTCCCGAGGTGGCCGTCGCCTCCGGAGCGACGATCAAGGCCATCAAGGGCCTGGCTCCCGCGCTTTCCGCCCGGGAGCGGACCGCGTACGGGGCCTCGTGA
- a CDS encoding helix-turn-helix transcriptional regulator codes for MTGSTAKHHRPNEVLRKHLEYLRWSISGFARRIGERCQAVGLPHTVSPSTVSRWCKGAVPSAELAAAACHVLSAALHRHVMPESLGWLSDTAQVAAQSLEYRNVAHAVRMLARLWALDAMRRRDVVKSAFSASVFGPASREALVMPADADIGGRGGPYKVTAVDIDLIDEHTRIYGRLDAQHGGGKYRGVFASLMDTHATPMLSGTFSARTGRRLYGSVVDAVLAMASMAYDDQLPGLAQRYDLQAMRLAQAIGDRARITRVHIHQVRLAATQGGRADVLAHARSAVLAAEGTPPLVRAYACVTEARSWALNGKPDQVMTAVKRARAFFARAQSSAGPAWLEWFDLRELEGQAAWAFAVAGLAEQGAQALKEASALPSDRTRDTVELLITEAELARLRGDSAEHAAVAKRASQASQHLMSRRLSERLDHLNAGEPLRGF; via the coding sequence ATGACGGGCTCGACGGCGAAGCATCACCGTCCCAACGAGGTGTTACGCAAGCACCTGGAGTACTTGCGCTGGTCTATCAGTGGCTTCGCCCGCCGGATCGGCGAGCGGTGCCAGGCGGTGGGTCTGCCCCACACCGTCAGCCCCAGCACCGTCTCCCGTTGGTGCAAGGGTGCCGTCCCGAGCGCGGAACTCGCGGCAGCGGCGTGCCACGTCCTGTCTGCGGCGCTCCACCGGCACGTGATGCCCGAGAGCTTGGGCTGGTTGTCGGACACCGCGCAGGTGGCCGCGCAGTCACTGGAGTACCGGAATGTCGCCCATGCCGTTCGCATGCTGGCGAGGCTGTGGGCGCTGGACGCCATGCGCCGACGCGACGTCGTCAAGAGTGCGTTCTCGGCGAGCGTGTTCGGACCTGCCTCGCGCGAGGCGCTCGTCATGCCTGCCGACGCCGACATCGGTGGGAGAGGAGGACCCTACAAGGTCACTGCGGTCGACATCGACCTGATCGACGAGCACACGCGCATCTACGGGAGGTTGGACGCCCAGCACGGTGGGGGGAAGTACCGTGGCGTCTTCGCCTCGCTGATGGACACCCACGCCACCCCGATGCTGAGCGGCACGTTCTCCGCCCGTACAGGCCGGCGGTTGTACGGCAGTGTGGTGGACGCGGTCCTCGCGATGGCCTCGATGGCTTACGACGACCAGCTCCCTGGCCTGGCACAGCGCTACGACCTTCAGGCGATGCGGCTGGCCCAGGCGATCGGTGACCGCGCCCGCATCACCCGGGTCCACATCCACCAAGTCCGACTGGCGGCGACGCAGGGCGGCCGGGCGGATGTGCTCGCTCACGCGCGCAGTGCTGTGCTGGCGGCCGAGGGGACACCTCCCCTCGTCAGGGCTTACGCGTGCGTGACCGAAGCTCGATCATGGGCGCTGAACGGAAAGCCGGACCAGGTCATGACAGCGGTGAAGCGGGCCCGCGCGTTCTTCGCCCGTGCGCAGAGCAGCGCCGGCCCGGCCTGGCTTGAGTGGTTCGACCTCCGTGAGTTGGAGGGGCAGGCCGCGTGGGCGTTCGCCGTGGCCGGGCTGGCGGAGCAGGGAGCGCAGGCCCTGAAGGAGGCATCAGCCCTTCCGTCGGACCGAACGCGTGACACGGTAGAACTTCTGATCACCGAGGCCGAACTGGCGAGGCTGCGCGGTGACTCGGCCGAGCACGCTGCTGTGGCGAAGCGTGCCTCCCAGGCATCCCAGCACCTGATGAGCCGCCGGCTCTCCGAACGCCTCGACCACCTCAATGCAGGCGAGCCGCTGCGCGGCTTCTGA
- a CDS encoding cytochrome P450: MTTPPPLSVSGCPMLHGAAFATQPQAVYEQLRAQGPAGWAEIAPGVHALVVTQHRAAITLLNDTSTYSKDSRRWAALANGDIPEDSPVLGMMAWRPSVLYTDGQEHARLRWAMDNCIARISPHRLREITQRSALTLIARIIGQGRADLMSDFADILPMLVFAELLGCPPEKTSRMVRACQDLISAGPEAAKGAADFAGLLFELIQLRRAQPGQDLTSWMINHAAELTDQEATNQLFCAVGAGIIPVAACTAWTLYLLLRDDEYAGDLAAGTLTVRRALEKALWERAPMANFSVHYARYDTYLHSAYVPAGVPVLISHAAANTDPALPKDLGYDNRSHLAWSAGPHRCPAISQATTIVQTGVETVLDQLWDMELTSPGPKPLLRHGPFHQCPQTLPVRFRPKSPDRLPVNALAGGSS, encoded by the coding sequence GTGACCACGCCGCCCCCGCTCTCCGTAAGCGGCTGCCCCATGCTGCACGGGGCCGCCTTCGCCACCCAGCCCCAAGCCGTCTACGAGCAACTGCGCGCCCAGGGCCCGGCCGGCTGGGCCGAGATCGCGCCCGGGGTCCACGCTCTGGTCGTCACCCAGCACCGCGCCGCTATCACCCTTCTGAACGACACGAGCACTTACTCCAAGGACTCCCGCCGCTGGGCCGCCCTGGCCAACGGCGACATCCCCGAGGACAGCCCGGTGCTGGGCATGATGGCCTGGCGCCCCTCCGTCCTCTACACCGACGGACAGGAACACGCCCGCCTGCGCTGGGCGATGGACAACTGCATCGCCCGCATCAGCCCTCACCGGCTGAGGGAGATCACCCAGCGCAGCGCCCTGACCCTGATCGCCCGCATCATCGGCCAAGGTCGGGCCGACCTGATGAGCGACTTCGCCGACATCCTGCCCATGCTGGTATTCGCCGAACTCCTCGGATGCCCACCCGAGAAGACCAGCCGCATGGTGCGCGCCTGCCAGGACCTCATCAGCGCCGGTCCCGAAGCCGCCAAGGGCGCAGCCGACTTCGCGGGGCTCCTCTTCGAGCTCATCCAGCTCCGCCGCGCCCAGCCCGGCCAGGACCTCACCTCCTGGATGATCAACCACGCCGCCGAACTCACGGACCAGGAGGCAACCAACCAGCTCTTCTGCGCCGTCGGCGCCGGCATCATCCCCGTCGCCGCCTGCACCGCCTGGACCCTGTACCTGCTCCTGCGTGACGACGAGTACGCCGGGGACCTCGCCGCCGGAACCCTCACCGTGCGCCGCGCCCTGGAGAAGGCACTGTGGGAACGCGCGCCGATGGCGAACTTCTCCGTCCACTACGCCCGCTACGACACCTACCTCCACAGCGCGTACGTGCCGGCCGGGGTTCCGGTCCTCATCTCCCACGCCGCCGCAAACACGGATCCGGCACTGCCGAAGGACCTCGGCTACGACAACCGCAGCCACCTCGCCTGGTCGGCCGGCCCGCACCGCTGCCCCGCGATCTCCCAGGCCACCACGATCGTGCAGACCGGCGTCGAGACCGTCCTGGACCAGCTCTGGGACATGGAGCTGACCAGCCCCGGCCCAAAACCCCTTCTGCGTCACGGCCCTTTCCACCAGTGTCCGCAGACGCTGCCCGTCCGGTTCCGCCCCAAGTCCCCAGACCGCCTTCCCGTCAACGCACTCGCAGGAGGCTCTTCGTGA
- a CDS encoding cytochrome P450: protein MTSTPAQTAPVILDSSGGRRLFAQADEFRTAGPAVRVRMPEDVIAWAVTRGDVGKRLLTHPHMSKDARKSWPSHTPGSIPWLYAWVDVVSMFTSDGDDHKRLRQLVSRAFTPGRVEAMRPVLQAIVTDLLDAMERQDRTAPLDLRAHFSYRVPTRLICDLFGVPADQRPEMLRVIDSVLATDVTAEEAEATKRDLGQAMQRLIDVKRTAPGEDMTSLLLAAHEEDGDRLSHTELISTLILMIGAGSETAVALINAAVRELLTHPDQLATVLADPTRWRDVIEEALRLHPPIMYLPLRYATKDIDLGEGVVIKEGDAIIVGFGAHGRDPGTHQDPEAFRIDREDKDHMAFGHGIHYCLGAPLAKLEAEVALPALFERFPQISLARNGEDLEPQHSFIGNDVTTLPVVLHAAA from the coding sequence GTGACCAGCACCCCCGCCCAGACCGCGCCCGTGATCCTCGACAGCAGCGGCGGCCGGCGCCTGTTCGCCCAGGCGGACGAATTCCGGACGGCCGGCCCGGCCGTCCGGGTCCGTATGCCGGAAGACGTCATCGCATGGGCGGTCACCCGCGGAGACGTCGGCAAGCGGCTCCTCACCCATCCCCACATGTCCAAGGACGCTCGCAAGTCCTGGCCGTCACACACCCCCGGCTCCATACCGTGGCTGTACGCCTGGGTCGACGTCGTCAGCATGTTCACCTCCGACGGCGACGACCACAAACGCCTGCGCCAGCTGGTCAGCCGCGCCTTCACCCCCGGGCGGGTCGAAGCGATGCGCCCGGTCCTCCAAGCCATCGTCACCGACCTCCTGGATGCCATGGAGCGCCAGGACCGCACCGCGCCCCTCGACCTGCGGGCCCACTTCTCCTACCGGGTACCCACGCGCCTGATCTGCGACCTGTTCGGAGTTCCCGCCGACCAGCGGCCCGAGATGCTCCGCGTGATCGACTCCGTTCTCGCCACGGACGTCACCGCGGAGGAGGCCGAAGCCACCAAGCGCGACCTCGGCCAGGCGATGCAGCGGCTCATCGACGTCAAGCGGACCGCCCCGGGCGAGGACATGACCAGCCTGCTGCTGGCCGCCCACGAGGAAGACGGCGACCGGCTCAGCCACACCGAGCTGATCTCCACCCTGATCCTGATGATCGGCGCCGGCAGCGAAACCGCCGTCGCCCTCATCAACGCCGCCGTCCGCGAACTCCTCACCCACCCTGACCAGCTGGCCACGGTACTGGCCGACCCGACGCGCTGGCGCGACGTGATCGAGGAAGCCCTCCGGCTGCACCCGCCGATCATGTACCTGCCCCTGCGGTACGCCACGAAGGACATCGACCTCGGTGAGGGCGTCGTCATCAAGGAAGGCGACGCGATCATCGTTGGCTTCGGTGCACACGGCCGCGACCCGGGGACCCACCAGGACCCCGAGGCCTTCCGGATCGACCGGGAGGACAAAGACCACATGGCCTTCGGCCACGGCATCCACTACTGCCTGGGCGCCCCGCTGGCCAAGCTCGAAGCCGAAGTCGCGCTCCCGGCCCTGTTCGAGCGGTTCCCCCAGATCTCCCTGGCCCGCAATGGCGAGGACCTCGAGCCGCAGCACTCCTTCATCGGCAACGATGTCACCACGCTGCCCGTCGTGCTGCACGCCGCCGCGTAG
- a CDS encoding sigma-70 family RNA polymerase sigma factor gives MTTALRTTTLTADQRRAAARFVYGVTNQAIAGQVCLSVDGVASHLSAVRKKMGCPGSSRAVLVHTLLTAREVPPPASSGPVPAFTNHEMTAIRAIAEHTRNADIGNAIGVPADDVRAEIDAVVAKASARSAAHLVGLAHAWGLLGDASNSQPATAATATAEPVR, from the coding sequence ATGACCACCGCCCTACGCACCACGACCCTCACCGCTGACCAGCGCCGCGCTGCCGCGCGATTCGTCTACGGCGTGACCAACCAGGCGATCGCCGGCCAGGTCTGCCTGTCCGTGGACGGCGTGGCCAGCCACCTCAGTGCGGTCCGCAAGAAGATGGGCTGTCCGGGATCTTCGCGCGCCGTCCTCGTCCACACCCTCCTCACCGCCCGGGAGGTCCCCCCGCCGGCCAGCAGCGGGCCGGTTCCGGCCTTCACCAACCATGAGATGACCGCCATACGGGCCATCGCCGAGCACACCCGCAACGCGGACATCGGGAATGCCATCGGTGTGCCAGCTGACGACGTACGCGCCGAGATAGACGCCGTCGTGGCTAAGGCGAGCGCCCGCAGCGCGGCCCACTTGGTGGGCCTGGCACACGCGTGGGGCCTCCTTGGCGACGCCTCGAACTCTCAGCCCGCGACCGCAGCAACAGCCACGGCAGAGCCCGTCCGATGA
- a CDS encoding ATP-binding protein yields MTPLSNRQFIAVLAHGDGIERVAVEIESRPRNIGEARHFVRRQLVAWGLPEDDDLIDRVVLALSELVTNAVVHGRTRPPDEKEAVGVALAFKKDVALGLLVTDNSNEIPIPRIRPSTDAVRGRGLALVNAVSDGWTAAPRQDREGCSGKGVWAFFRCPRTVVLPDLLPQPA; encoded by the coding sequence TTGACGCCTTTGTCCAACAGGCAGTTCATAGCGGTGCTGGCGCACGGTGACGGGATCGAGCGAGTCGCTGTCGAGATCGAGAGCCGACCCAGGAACATCGGCGAGGCTCGACACTTCGTGCGGCGGCAGCTCGTGGCCTGGGGGCTGCCCGAGGACGATGACCTCATCGACCGGGTCGTCCTTGCGCTCAGCGAGCTGGTCACCAACGCGGTCGTGCACGGCCGAACCCGTCCGCCGGACGAGAAGGAAGCCGTCGGTGTTGCGCTCGCCTTCAAGAAGGACGTCGCCCTCGGGCTCTTGGTGACCGACAACTCCAACGAGATCCCGATCCCGAGGATCCGGCCGTCCACGGACGCTGTCCGTGGACGCGGTCTCGCTCTCGTCAACGCCGTGTCGGACGGCTGGACCGCAGCCCCTCGACAAGATCGGGAGGGGTGCAGCGGGAAGGGCGTGTGGGCCTTCTTCCGCTGTCCCCGGACGGTCGTGCTGCCTGACTTGCTGCCCCAGCCGGCATGA
- a CDS encoding AAA family ATPase, which produces MLVALGGRPFTGKSTLARALAEAIPGVLLDKAALRKVLFPERVVVSPELNDRLYEWLLQAASWHLDTTPGAVIVLDGRPLTQARDVWSLRRFASNLGHALQIVECVCPEKVALERANAGPAEAPGVQAPPADLRGESADPIPDPKIVVDTRLPVEQCVSTALDRVVHQPCGGPEPDRVRSMHPS; this is translated from the coding sequence ATGCTCGTCGCCTTAGGCGGCCGTCCTTTCACCGGCAAGTCCACCCTTGCTCGGGCCCTGGCCGAAGCCATACCAGGGGTCCTGCTCGACAAGGCCGCCTTGCGGAAGGTCCTTTTCCCCGAGCGGGTCGTGGTCTCACCCGAGCTGAACGACCGGTTGTACGAGTGGCTCCTTCAGGCCGCGTCGTGGCATCTCGACACGACACCGGGAGCTGTCATCGTGCTCGACGGCCGTCCCCTCACCCAAGCCCGGGACGTCTGGTCCCTGCGTCGCTTCGCTTCCAACCTCGGGCACGCACTCCAAATCGTCGAGTGTGTCTGCCCGGAGAAGGTCGCTCTGGAGAGGGCGAACGCGGGGCCGGCGGAAGCACCGGGCGTACAGGCTCCTCCGGCCGACCTGCGGGGAGAGAGTGCGGACCCGATCCCCGACCCAAAGATCGTGGTGGACACGAGGCTGCCCGTTGAGCAGTGCGTCTCAACCGCCCTCGATCGTGTGGTTCACCAGCCATGCGGCGGACCGGAGCCTGATCGCGTGCGATCCATGCACCCGTCTTGA
- a CDS encoding helix-turn-helix transcriptional regulator: MKRTSHGPSAKRLRQEAIRRGESLGEIARTIHDHCTVSLLRAQRLARGLTLKEAAAGLNSLGAGREDAPRVDGDQLGHWETGRQPRPATLALLCEFYGGCSPADLGFDSAAAAAPSPSSALVVVGQPLPSPTTLRESFAADSLEQQVDAARRSLDRTLAVGTVTSTQLDLLDEQVLWAREQYVYTPPAPMIKVLLNHLTEVEDLAAHRQPAAVQVRLSELTAMLATLVADALMKLGHLPRSQSWYATARNAADDSGNTELRARVRAQAAMLPFYYGPLEAAVSLSREARIICRGRPSATAAFASAAEARALAKLGDAEGAEAALRYAVAAFEQSGAGGPADSDAFGFPERRFRLYESGTLTALGRTTRARRVQEAALLLYPSKTGIDPALLHFEAALCLAHDRSTTEACQLASATFLRMAPEHRTPIVEERAREVIGALPPGAQSVRAARELREILALPPGQM, encoded by the coding sequence ATGAAGCGCACATCGCACGGCCCGTCGGCGAAGCGGTTACGGCAGGAGGCCATCCGGCGGGGTGAGTCCCTCGGCGAGATCGCCCGTACCATCCATGACCACTGCACCGTGTCTCTCCTGCGTGCTCAGCGTCTCGCCCGTGGGCTGACGCTGAAGGAAGCCGCTGCGGGCCTGAATTCGCTCGGAGCGGGACGTGAGGACGCTCCCAGGGTGGATGGCGACCAGCTGGGGCACTGGGAGACCGGCCGGCAGCCCCGCCCGGCGACACTCGCGCTGCTGTGCGAGTTCTACGGCGGCTGCAGCCCTGCAGACCTGGGATTCGACAGCGCGGCGGCTGCCGCCCCGTCACCGTCCTCAGCCCTGGTCGTGGTGGGACAGCCGCTGCCTTCACCGACGACTCTGCGCGAATCCTTCGCGGCCGACTCTCTGGAGCAGCAAGTCGATGCGGCACGAAGGTCGCTGGACCGCACGCTGGCAGTCGGGACAGTGACTTCGACCCAGCTCGACCTGCTCGATGAACAGGTTCTCTGGGCCCGGGAGCAGTACGTTTACACACCACCGGCACCGATGATCAAGGTTCTCCTCAATCACCTCACGGAGGTGGAGGACTTGGCCGCGCATCGTCAGCCGGCCGCCGTCCAGGTCCGACTGTCCGAGCTGACCGCGATGCTCGCCACCCTCGTCGCCGATGCCCTCATGAAGCTGGGGCACCTGCCCAGGTCGCAGTCCTGGTACGCGACAGCGCGGAATGCCGCGGACGATAGCGGCAACACGGAACTCCGCGCCCGAGTACGGGCGCAAGCCGCGATGCTCCCCTTCTACTACGGACCGCTCGAGGCTGCGGTCAGCCTCTCTCGGGAGGCCCGGATCATCTGCCGCGGGCGGCCCAGCGCCACCGCGGCCTTCGCCTCGGCAGCCGAGGCGCGCGCTCTGGCGAAGCTGGGAGACGCCGAGGGCGCCGAGGCCGCGCTCCGCTACGCCGTCGCCGCCTTCGAGCAGAGCGGAGCTGGAGGCCCGGCGGACAGCGACGCCTTCGGCTTCCCGGAGCGACGGTTCCGGCTGTACGAGAGCGGAACCCTGACGGCCCTCGGCCGGACGACTCGGGCGCGCCGCGTTCAGGAGGCGGCACTCCTCCTCTATCCGTCGAAGACCGGCATCGACCCGGCCTTGCTCCACTTCGAAGCGGCCCTCTGCCTGGCACACGATCGCAGCACGACCGAGGCGTGCCAGCTGGCCAGCGCTACCTTTTTGCGGATGGCCCCCGAGCACCGCACACCGATCGTGGAGGAGCGGGCCCGCGAGGTTATCGGAGCACTCCCGCCTGGTGCACAGTCAGTCCGCGCAGCGCGGGAGCTCCGCGAGATCCTTGCGCTTCCTCCCGGACAGATGTGA
- a CDS encoding ATP/GTP-binding protein, with product MRSATSEGNYLAPGVSHSVKIVALGPFAVGKTTFVGAVSEIRPTSTEERMTKASEVVDTLRGLSDKHTTTVALDFGRLTLTDDIVLYMFGGPGQPRFDYMIDELMQGALGGVVLVDTARITESWDAMGRMEEADLPYVVAVNTFASSPHYSESELRKALDLHPSTPLVECDVRQKESAKTPLIALVSHLLSRPSLEPAS from the coding sequence ATGCGCTCAGCAACCTCTGAGGGGAACTACCTGGCGCCCGGTGTCAGCCACTCGGTGAAGATCGTTGCGCTCGGACCGTTCGCCGTCGGCAAGACCACGTTCGTCGGCGCGGTCTCCGAGATCAGGCCCACATCGACCGAAGAACGCATGACGAAGGCCAGCGAAGTCGTGGACACACTGCGGGGGTTGTCGGACAAGCACACCACCACGGTCGCGCTCGACTTCGGCCGCCTCACCCTGACCGACGACATCGTGCTCTACATGTTCGGCGGCCCCGGCCAGCCGAGGTTCGACTACATGATCGACGAGCTGATGCAGGGCGCACTCGGCGGCGTGGTCCTGGTCGACACTGCGCGCATCACCGAGTCCTGGGACGCCATGGGTCGCATGGAAGAGGCCGACCTGCCCTACGTGGTCGCGGTCAACACCTTCGCGTCCTCCCCTCACTACAGCGAATCCGAGCTGCGCAAGGCCCTGGACCTGCACCCCTCCACTCCCCTCGTCGAATGCGACGTACGGCAGAAGGAGTCGGCGAAGACCCCGCTGATCGCGCTCGTCTCCCATCTGCTGTCCCGTCCCAGCCTGGAGCCCGCCTCGTGA